In the Kitasatospora terrestris genome, one interval contains:
- a CDS encoding ABC transporter ATP-binding protein: MLAARPPRRFPLQLNRIDWTPPERGRGEPRPPAQIRRILALFRPYSGRLAVVGLLVAASAVVSVVTPFLLRAVLDVAIPQGRTGLLSLLALGMIAAAVVNSVFGVLQTLISTTVGQRVMHDLRTAVYDHLQRMSLAFFTRTRTGEVQSRIANDIGGMQSTVTSTATSLVSNLTAVIASVVAMVALDWRLTVVSLLLLPLFVWISRRVGNERKAITTKRQKQLAAMSSAVQESLSVSGILLGRTMGRSGSLSREFTEQSDELADLEVRASMAGRWRMSTIGVVMAAMPAVIYWAAGLASAGGAPIVSLGTLVAFVSLQQGLFRPTVSLLSTGVQVQTSLALFQRIFEYLDLPVEIAEPERPVHLETVRGEVTFDRVTFSYQDDQERPTLSGIDLELPAGGSLALVGETGSGKSTLGYLVPRLYDVTDGRVLLDGVDVRELSFDTLARAVGVVSQETYLFHASVADNLRFAKPDASDEELVAAARAAHVHDLIVSLPDGYDTLVGERGYRFSGGEKQRLAIARTVLRNPPVLILDEATSALDNQTEAAVQQALDTLAEGRTTITIAHRLSTVRDADQIAVLDRGTVTELGSHDALLAEGGRYAALLHRESVPA, translated from the coding sequence ATGCTGGCAGCCCGCCCACCCCGGAGGTTCCCGTTGCAGCTGAACCGGATCGACTGGACCCCGCCCGAACGCGGCCGGGGCGAACCCCGCCCGCCCGCGCAGATCCGCCGCATCCTGGCGCTGTTCCGCCCGTACTCCGGCCGCCTCGCGGTGGTCGGCCTGCTGGTCGCCGCGTCCGCGGTGGTCTCCGTGGTCACCCCGTTCCTGCTGCGCGCCGTCCTGGACGTCGCGATCCCGCAGGGGCGGACCGGGCTGCTCAGCCTGCTCGCGCTCGGCATGATCGCCGCCGCCGTGGTCAACAGCGTGTTCGGCGTGCTGCAGACGCTGATCTCCACCACCGTCGGCCAGCGCGTCATGCACGACCTGCGCACCGCCGTCTACGACCACCTGCAGCGGATGTCGCTCGCCTTCTTCACCCGCACCCGCACCGGCGAGGTCCAGTCCCGGATCGCCAACGACATCGGCGGCATGCAGTCCACGGTGACCTCGACCGCCACCTCGCTGGTCTCCAACCTGACCGCGGTGATCGCCAGCGTGGTCGCCATGGTCGCGCTCGACTGGCGGCTGACCGTGGTCTCCCTGCTGCTGCTCCCGCTCTTCGTGTGGATCAGCCGCCGGGTCGGCAACGAGCGCAAGGCGATCACCACCAAGCGGCAGAAGCAGCTCGCCGCGATGAGCTCCGCCGTCCAGGAGTCGCTGTCCGTCAGCGGCATCCTGCTCGGCCGCACCATGGGCCGCTCCGGCTCGCTCTCCCGGGAGTTCACCGAGCAGTCCGACGAGCTCGCCGACCTGGAGGTCCGGGCCTCGATGGCCGGCCGCTGGCGGATGTCCACCATCGGCGTGGTGATGGCCGCGATGCCCGCGGTGATCTACTGGGCGGCCGGCCTGGCGAGCGCGGGCGGCGCCCCGATCGTCTCGCTCGGCACCCTGGTCGCCTTCGTCTCGCTCCAGCAGGGCCTGTTCCGGCCGACGGTCAGCCTGCTGTCCACCGGCGTCCAGGTGCAGACCTCGCTGGCGCTGTTCCAGCGGATCTTCGAGTACCTGGACCTCCCGGTCGAGATCGCCGAGCCCGAGCGGCCCGTGCACCTGGAGACGGTCCGCGGCGAGGTCACCTTCGACCGGGTCACCTTCTCCTACCAGGACGACCAGGAGCGGCCCACCCTCAGCGGCATCGACCTGGAGCTCCCGGCGGGCGGCTCGCTCGCCCTGGTCGGCGAGACCGGGTCGGGCAAGTCCACCCTCGGGTACCTGGTGCCCCGGCTGTACGACGTCACCGACGGCCGGGTGCTGCTCGACGGCGTCGACGTCCGCGAGCTGTCCTTCGACACCCTGGCCCGCGCGGTCGGCGTGGTCTCCCAGGAGACCTACCTGTTCCACGCCTCGGTGGCGGACAACCTGCGCTTCGCCAAGCCCGACGCGAGCGACGAGGAGCTCGTCGCCGCCGCCCGCGCCGCCCACGTCCACGACCTGATCGTCTCGCTGCCCGACGGGTACGACACCCTGGTCGGCGAGCGCGGCTACCGGTTCTCCGGCGGCGAGAAGCAGCGCCTGGCGATCGCCCGCACGGTGCTGCGCAACCCGCCCGTGCTGATCCTGGACGAGGCCACCAGCGCGCTGGACAACCAGACCGAGGCCGCCGTCCAGCAGGCCCTCGACACCCTCGCCGAGGGGCGCACCACCATCACCATCGCCCACCGGCTCTCCACCGTCCGCGACGCCGACCAGATCGCCGTCCTGGACCGCGGCACCGTCACCGAGCTCGGCTCCCACGACGCCCTGCTCGCCGAGGGCGGCCGCTACGCGGCCCTGCTCCACCGGGAGAGCGTCCCCGCCTAG
- a CDS encoding MarR family winged helix-turn-helix transcriptional regulator, whose product MAEPEMGLVHLLRAVTVEFDLLGAEFAARNGLHPTDLRALIALLDAARAGETVTPGRLGERLRLNSAGTTALLDRLERLGLVRRERDPGDRRRVLLAVEERAVELGWSFFGPVIDGLVGAMGGFDRQELETVRRFLTAMAASLAAPGRSTDRPGPAQGLSDRP is encoded by the coding sequence ATGGCTGAACCCGAGATGGGACTGGTGCACCTGCTGCGGGCGGTGACGGTCGAGTTCGACCTGCTCGGCGCGGAGTTCGCGGCCCGCAACGGCCTGCACCCGACGGACCTGCGGGCGCTCATCGCGCTGCTGGACGCGGCGCGGGCCGGCGAGACGGTGACGCCCGGGCGGCTCGGCGAGCGGCTGCGGCTCAACTCGGCGGGGACCACCGCGCTGCTCGACCGGCTGGAGCGGCTCGGCCTGGTGCGGCGGGAGCGGGATCCGGGCGACCGCCGGCGGGTGCTGCTCGCCGTCGAGGAGCGGGCGGTCGAGCTGGGGTGGTCGTTCTTCGGGCCGGTGATCGACGGGCTGGTCGGCGCGATGGGGGGCTTCGACCGGCAGGAGCTGGAGACCGTCCGCCGCTTCCTCACCGCGATGGCCGCATCGCTCGCGGCCCCCGGCCGGAGCACTGACCGCCCCGGCCCCGCCCAGGGTCTGTCCGACAGACCCTAG
- a CDS encoding SDR family oxidoreductase, with the protein MTTALITGATAGIGAAFARRLARGGRDLVLVARDTARLEAAAADLAKTYGVEVETLTADLATDAGIAAVEDRLRDAERPVDVLVNNAGFGNRGAFLDVPLQAELDMLKVHVEAILRTTVAALPGMRERGRGAVVNVASVAAFLPRGTYGATKAWVVNFTQGIARDLSGSGVRLQALCPGFTRTEFHERAGMGTSDIPSWAWLDVDRVVEESLRDLARGRSLCVPGKRYKAVVALARLLPAGRLGGVSSKAARTYRTD; encoded by the coding sequence ATGACCACTGCTCTCATCACCGGCGCCACCGCCGGAATCGGCGCCGCCTTCGCCCGCCGGCTGGCCCGCGGCGGACGCGACCTGGTGCTGGTCGCCCGGGACACCGCGCGGCTGGAGGCGGCCGCGGCCGATCTCGCCAAGACCTACGGCGTCGAGGTCGAGACGCTGACCGCCGACCTCGCCACCGACGCCGGCATCGCCGCCGTCGAGGACCGGTTGCGCGACGCCGAACGGCCGGTGGACGTCCTGGTCAACAACGCGGGCTTCGGGAACCGCGGCGCCTTCCTGGACGTGCCGCTCCAGGCCGAGCTGGACATGCTCAAGGTGCACGTGGAGGCGATCCTGCGGACCACCGTCGCCGCGCTGCCCGGCATGCGCGAGCGCGGGCGCGGCGCGGTCGTCAACGTCGCCTCGGTGGCCGCCTTCCTGCCGCGCGGCACGTACGGCGCCACCAAGGCGTGGGTGGTCAACTTCACCCAGGGCATCGCCCGCGACCTGTCCGGCAGCGGGGTGCGGCTGCAGGCGCTGTGCCCGGGCTTCACCCGGACCGAGTTCCACGAGCGCGCCGGGATGGGCACCTCCGACATCCCGTCCTGGGCCTGGCTGGACGTGGACCGCGTGGTGGAGGAGTCGCTGCGCGACCTGGCCCGCGGGCGCTCGCTCTGCGTCCCGGGCAAGCGCTACAAGGCGGTCGTCGCCCTGGCCCGGCTGCTCCCGGCCGGCCGGCTCGGCGGCGTCTCCTCCAAGGCGGCCCGCACCTACCGGACGGACTGA
- a CDS encoding alpha/beta fold hydrolase, with amino-acid sequence MSDRFAAAYDALLARWPAGTTELTVPTPYGPTRVHAYGPPDGSPLVLLHGGGATGTVWFANAPALGARHRLYAVDIMGDTGRSTRAGRPLRTPADLTAWLDAVLDGLDLPATAICGHSYGAWLAAVHAAHAPHRVTRLALLDPTQVFAGFRPGYLLRVLPVLLRPTERGVGRYLAWETRGSAPDPEWAELYVLGATRRPPARPVTGRTADPAALTMPLLVLFAGHSRTHDAERTAARARRAVPHAEVAVLPGATHHALPTAAPGELDDRLLAFFAGA; translated from the coding sequence GTGTCCGACCGCTTCGCCGCCGCCTACGACGCGCTGCTCGCCCGCTGGCCCGCCGGCACCACCGAGCTGACCGTCCCCACCCCGTACGGGCCGACCCGGGTGCACGCGTACGGCCCGCCGGACGGCAGTCCGCTGGTGCTGCTGCACGGCGGCGGCGCCACCGGCACCGTCTGGTTCGCCAACGCCCCCGCGCTCGGCGCCCGCCACCGCCTGTACGCGGTCGACATCATGGGCGACACCGGCCGCAGCACGCGCGCCGGCCGGCCGCTGCGCACCCCGGCGGACCTCACCGCCTGGCTGGACGCCGTCCTCGACGGCCTCGACCTGCCCGCCACCGCGATCTGCGGCCACTCCTACGGCGCCTGGCTGGCCGCGGTCCACGCCGCGCACGCCCCGCACCGGGTGACCCGGCTGGCGCTGCTCGATCCGACGCAGGTGTTCGCCGGCTTCCGACCCGGGTACCTGCTGCGCGTCCTGCCGGTGCTGCTGCGCCCCACCGAGCGCGGCGTCGGCCGCTACCTGGCCTGGGAGACCCGCGGCTCGGCGCCCGACCCCGAGTGGGCCGAGCTCTACGTCCTGGGCGCCACCCGGCGCCCGCCGGCCCGCCCGGTCACCGGCCGGACCGCCGACCCGGCCGCGCTGACCATGCCGCTGCTGGTGCTGTTCGCCGGCCACAGCCGGACCCACGACGCCGAGCGGACGGCCGCCCGGGCCCGACGGGCCGTCCCGCACGCGGAGGTCGCCGTCCTGCCCGGAGCGACCCACCACGCCCTGCCGACGG